A region of Reichenbachiella carrageenanivorans DNA encodes the following proteins:
- a CDS encoding MFS transporter has translation MILNDKKTINAWCSYDWANSVYNLIVTTAIFPIYYNSATKAAFDGDIVSFFGYSINSSVLYSYAISFSFLIAVILYPILSGVADYRGSKKAFMRFFTYMGSLACIGLYFFEGSNIEYGILLAITASLGYASSVVFYNAFLPEIVTEDRMDSVSARGFSMGYIGSVLLLIVSLVLVSIPETFGFDGAGSATRFVFLLVGIWWFGFAHIAFAALEDNRTHGKITGEVLRSGFNELKKVFSNLKKNVNSIRFLYSFFFYSMGVQTVMLLAPLFAAEEIGMESNEMIIVILIIQLVAVGGAYLFASISSKKGNKASISLAIIIWFGICVMAYFIADKTVFYGLAGLLGLVMGGIQSISRSTYSKLIPAATKDTASYFSFYDVTEKFAIVLGTIGFGFILQLTGTMRNSMLFMGVFFVIGLIILSRATLNKGTD, from the coding sequence ATGATTCTAAACGACAAAAAGACCATCAATGCCTGGTGTTCGTACGACTGGGCCAACTCTGTTTACAACCTAATTGTGACCACGGCTATCTTCCCTATCTATTACAACAGCGCTACTAAAGCTGCATTTGACGGAGACATCGTGTCCTTTTTCGGATACTCGATCAACAGCTCTGTGTTGTATTCCTATGCCATTTCTTTTTCATTTTTGATTGCGGTCATTTTGTACCCTATCCTCTCTGGCGTAGCTGACTACAGAGGATCCAAGAAAGCTTTCATGCGATTTTTCACCTACATGGGCTCGCTGGCCTGTATTGGCTTGTATTTTTTTGAAGGAAGCAATATCGAATATGGCATATTGCTCGCTATCACAGCCAGCTTAGGCTATGCCTCCTCTGTCGTGTTTTACAACGCTTTCTTACCCGAAATCGTAACCGAAGACCGCATGGACAGCGTAAGCGCCAGAGGCTTTTCGATGGGCTATATCGGCAGCGTACTCCTGCTGATTGTGAGTTTGGTGCTGGTTTCTATACCTGAAACTTTTGGGTTCGATGGTGCAGGTAGTGCCACTCGATTTGTCTTTCTACTAGTCGGGATTTGGTGGTTTGGGTTTGCACACATCGCCTTTGCTGCACTAGAAGACAACCGTACACACGGCAAAATCACAGGAGAAGTCCTGCGCTCTGGTTTCAACGAACTAAAAAAAGTATTTAGCAATCTCAAAAAGAATGTAAACTCTATCCGATTTCTCTACTCGTTCTTCTTTTATAGTATGGGAGTACAAACAGTGATGCTGCTCGCGCCATTATTCGCAGCAGAAGAGATCGGTATGGAATCTAACGAAATGATTATCGTGATATTAATCATCCAATTAGTAGCTGTAGGAGGCGCTTATTTGTTTGCGTCCATTTCTAGCAAAAAAGGCAACAAAGCATCCATCTCTCTAGCGATTATCATTTGGTTTGGGATCTGTGTCATGGCCTATTTCATCGCTGACAAAACCGTCTTTTATGGACTAGCGGGACTACTCGGATTGGTTATGGGTGGTATTCAATCTATTTCTAGGTCTACATACTCTAAGCTGATCCCAGCAGCCACCAAAGACACCGCTTCATATTTTAGTTTCTATGATGTAACCGAAAAATTTGCCATCGTATTGGGTACGATTGGATTCGGGTTTATTCTACAACTCACCGGCACCATGCGCAACTCAATGCTGTTTATGGGTGTGTTTTTCGTTATTGGTTTAATCATCCTCTCTAGAGCAACACTTAATAAAGGCACGGATTGA
- a CDS encoding Txe/YoeB family addiction module toxin: MATKYKLIYTHQAHKDHKKISSSGLGEKVEELIALISENPFQHYPPFEKLHGDQAGAYSRRINIEHRLEYEVHQEEQTIKIIRMWTHYA; the protein is encoded by the coding sequence ATGGCGACCAAGTACAAACTCATATACACCCATCAAGCACACAAGGATCACAAGAAAATATCCTCGTCGGGATTGGGCGAAAAAGTAGAAGAGCTGATCGCTCTGATTTCGGAAAATCCTTTTCAGCACTATCCGCCATTTGAAAAACTGCACGGAGATCAGGCAGGTGCCTACTCACGCCGAATCAATATCGAACACCGCCTAGAGTACGAAGTACATCAAGAGGAGCAGACGATCAAAATCATTCGTATGTGGACGCATTACGCGTAA
- the ilvC gene encoding ketol-acid reductoisomerase has product MANYFNTLPLREQLNQLSEAEFMDGSEFADGVEALKGKKIVIVGAGAQGLNQGLNMRDSGLDISYALRQVAIDEKRPSFVNTTEAGFTVGTYEELIPTADLVINLTPDKQHTNAVSTFMPLMKKGATLSYSHGFNIVEEGMQIREDLTVIMVAPKSPGSEVRQEYLRGFGVPTLIAVHPENDPQGKGWAEAKAYAAATGGHRAGCLKSSFVAEVKSDLMGEQTILCGLLQTGSILCFDKMVAEGVDAGWAAKFIQYGWEVITESLKHGGVSGMLDRLSNPAKVKCFEVSEELKDIMRPLFQKHQDDIMSGEFSSTMMEDWANDDKNLLGWRAATGETAFEKTAPADVDITEQEYYDKGLLMVAMVRAGVELAYETMTEAGIQGASAYYESLHETPLIANTIARKKLFEMNRVISDTAEYGCYLFDHACKPLLADFMSKVTTDIIGKDYNEGIDNGVDNVTLIKINEILREHDIEYVGGELRGAMTAMKQIALG; this is encoded by the coding sequence ATGGCTAATTATTTCAACACACTACCGCTAAGAGAGCAACTGAATCAGTTGAGCGAAGCGGAATTTATGGACGGGTCTGAGTTTGCAGACGGCGTTGAGGCCTTGAAAGGCAAAAAAATCGTAATCGTAGGTGCTGGCGCACAAGGTTTGAACCAAGGTTTGAACATGAGAGATTCTGGATTGGATATCTCTTATGCCTTGAGACAAGTAGCTATCGATGAGAAGAGACCTTCTTTCGTAAACACTACTGAAGCTGGCTTCACTGTAGGTACTTACGAAGAATTAATCCCTACTGCGGATTTGGTGATCAACTTGACACCAGACAAGCAGCACACCAATGCCGTTTCTACTTTCATGCCTTTGATGAAAAAAGGAGCAACACTTTCTTACTCTCACGGATTCAATATCGTAGAAGAAGGCATGCAGATCAGAGAAGACTTGACCGTAATCATGGTCGCTCCTAAGTCTCCAGGATCAGAAGTAAGACAAGAATATTTGAGAGGATTTGGCGTACCTACATTAATCGCCGTTCACCCAGAAAATGACCCTCAGGGCAAAGGATGGGCAGAAGCGAAAGCTTATGCAGCTGCTACTGGCGGACACAGAGCGGGTTGTTTGAAATCGTCTTTCGTGGCTGAAGTAAAATCAGATTTGATGGGTGAGCAAACGATCCTTTGTGGATTGTTGCAAACTGGATCTATCCTTTGCTTCGACAAAATGGTAGCTGAAGGCGTAGATGCTGGATGGGCTGCTAAATTCATCCAGTACGGATGGGAAGTAATCACTGAGTCATTGAAACACGGTGGTGTGTCTGGTATGCTAGACAGACTATCTAACCCGGCAAAGGTTAAATGTTTCGAAGTGTCTGAAGAATTGAAAGACATCATGAGACCATTGTTTCAAAAGCATCAGGACGACATCATGTCTGGAGAGTTCTCTTCTACTATGATGGAAGATTGGGCTAACGACGATAAAAACCTACTCGGATGGAGAGCGGCGACTGGTGAGACTGCTTTCGAAAAAACTGCTCCTGCAGATGTCGACATCACTGAGCAAGAGTATTATGACAAAGGCTTGTTGATGGTAGCTATGGTAAGAGCTGGTGTTGAGTTGGCTTACGAAACTATGACTGAAGCAGGTATCCAAGGTGCCTCTGCATACTACGAGTCACTTCACGAAACACCATTAATCGCTAACACGATCGCTAGAAAGAAATTGTTTGAAATGAACAGAGTCATCTCTGACACAGCGGAGTACGGATGTTATCTATTCGATCATGCTTGTAAGCCACTTTTGGCAGACTTCATGAGCAAAGTAACCACCGACATCATCGGCAAAGATTACAATGAAGGCATCGACAATGGCGTAGACAATGTGACTTTGATCAAAATCAACGAAATATTGAGAGAGCACGACATCGAGTATGTAGGTGGTGAGCTAAGAGGTGCTATGACTGCCATGAAGCAGATCGCTTTGGGATAA
- a CDS encoding tetratricopeptide repeat protein produces MKKSQVVICWISMLCLWASTLMASTEQSQKSIDSLKDSLGISTGIERAEILAQLSWQYRNVNSDSALYFGQQAYALSQKVNYESGVIKSLNFQGIAYRNKSDYTNAFKYFVEALKAAEEAKNLEQIGYSNINIGNIYIYQTNYEGALEYFEKALSPANQLNNQNMLAYIYLNLGRTYSRMDEYEKAEFNYLKTRDIRRALEDNDGLATIAVDLAELTKRQGDLQSALGYFHESINAIHKVKNKGALAFSLYNIGVIYRQLGQLDSAEYYSQESLKVAQANNLKNDIRKIHENLSDIAEDRGNYEKALHYFKLNQQDEDSIFNEQNTRTIESLKSQYEAEKKEVETLFLREIVDRQQTIIILASTASVLLLVIAIIIYKRAVERRRLNLQISAQAKKLEELDFAKSRFFANISHDLRSPLSMILGNYEQIKKDNETYLTKDSKESLEVANKNAQRLLYLTDEINELTKLEEGKINLKLKDVPVNAYIASLVSMFKSSAEFKSIKLSYESSLPDNVAISIDPNQFEKIIFNLITNALKHTQKGDTVCVKAETEAELLKIHIIDTGEGIPESSLPYLFDRYYQSPKNKFHVYEGLGIGLSLAKELIEVHQGEISVKSTVGKGSDFTLSMPFSTLATQSSQIPATSDYIQTKNKLWSELWEKTYYTDLTSQVASSTPNENKPHVLLVDDHPEVRAFIAKLITQDYEVTEAENGIMALKILEKQSIDLVITDLMMPWMDGFELLEKIQGNEAWKTIPVLVVSARNTADDQLQVLTRGINNILQKPFQPGRYSSPNEKLAFAKRALEQRKQQHHAHQ; encoded by the coding sequence ATGAAAAAGTCTCAAGTAGTCATATGTTGGATAAGTATGCTTTGTCTTTGGGCAAGTACCCTTATGGCTAGCACTGAGCAATCCCAAAAAAGCATAGACAGCCTCAAAGATTCGCTAGGTATTTCTACAGGTATTGAGCGAGCTGAAATTCTCGCCCAACTCAGCTGGCAATATCGCAATGTAAACTCCGACTCTGCCCTCTATTTTGGCCAACAAGCCTATGCCCTATCCCAAAAAGTGAACTACGAAAGTGGCGTCATCAAAAGTTTGAACTTTCAAGGCATCGCTTATCGCAACAAGAGTGATTACACTAATGCCTTTAAGTATTTTGTAGAAGCACTCAAAGCAGCAGAAGAGGCTAAAAACCTAGAGCAAATCGGTTATTCTAATATTAACATCGGTAATATCTATATCTACCAGACCAACTACGAAGGAGCACTAGAATATTTTGAAAAGGCTCTTTCTCCTGCCAATCAGCTCAACAATCAGAATATGCTAGCCTACATTTACCTCAACCTGGGCCGCACCTATTCTCGAATGGATGAATACGAAAAAGCAGAATTCAATTATCTAAAAACCAGAGACATCCGCAGAGCACTCGAAGACAACGATGGACTGGCAACCATCGCCGTAGACCTTGCAGAACTCACCAAGCGTCAGGGTGATCTGCAAAGTGCCTTGGGGTATTTTCATGAGTCTATAAATGCTATACATAAAGTCAAAAACAAGGGCGCATTAGCCTTCAGCCTGTACAACATTGGGGTGATCTATCGCCAACTTGGGCAACTAGACTCTGCTGAATATTACTCACAAGAAAGCCTCAAAGTAGCCCAAGCGAACAATCTAAAAAACGACATCAGAAAAATTCACGAAAATCTATCAGACATTGCAGAAGACCGAGGCAATTACGAAAAGGCGCTGCACTACTTCAAGCTCAATCAACAAGACGAAGACTCTATTTTCAACGAGCAAAACACACGAACCATTGAAAGTCTAAAATCTCAGTATGAGGCAGAAAAAAAAGAAGTAGAGACTCTGTTTCTACGAGAAATCGTAGACCGCCAGCAGACCATTATCATCCTGGCCTCAACAGCCTCTGTATTGCTCCTCGTCATTGCCATCATCATCTATAAGCGTGCCGTAGAGCGACGACGACTCAACCTGCAAATTTCAGCGCAAGCCAAAAAACTAGAAGAATTAGATTTTGCCAAATCCCGATTCTTTGCCAATATCTCGCACGACCTGCGCAGTCCGCTAAGCATGATCCTCGGCAACTACGAACAGATCAAAAAGGACAATGAAACCTACCTGACTAAAGACTCCAAAGAAAGCCTAGAGGTGGCCAATAAAAACGCCCAACGACTCCTATACCTAACAGACGAAATCAACGAGCTAACCAAATTAGAGGAGGGTAAAATCAACCTCAAGCTAAAAGACGTACCCGTGAATGCGTACATAGCTTCTCTGGTGTCTATGTTCAAATCTTCGGCAGAATTTAAATCAATCAAACTATCTTATGAGTCTTCGCTACCCGACAATGTAGCCATTTCTATAGATCCGAATCAATTTGAAAAAATCATATTCAATCTCATTACAAATGCACTCAAGCACACACAAAAAGGAGATACAGTATGCGTAAAAGCAGAAACTGAGGCCGAATTGTTGAAAATACACATCATAGACACAGGCGAAGGCATACCAGAAAGTAGTCTACCCTATCTCTTTGACCGCTATTACCAGTCACCGAAAAACAAATTTCATGTATATGAAGGGCTAGGCATTGGTCTATCCTTGGCGAAAGAACTTATTGAGGTGCACCAGGGGGAAATATCTGTAAAATCCACAGTAGGCAAAGGCTCTGACTTCACCCTGTCCATGCCGTTTAGCACACTAGCGACCCAGTCCTCCCAAATCCCAGCAACCTCTGATTATATACAAACCAAAAACAAACTATGGAGTGAACTGTGGGAAAAAACCTACTATACCGACCTGACCAGTCAGGTGGCCAGCAGCACTCCAAATGAAAACAAACCACACGTACTCCTTGTAGACGATCATCCAGAAGTACGTGCCTTTATAGCCAAATTGATTACTCAAGATTACGAGGTTACCGAAGCCGAAAATGGTATCATGGCTTTGAAAATACTAGAAAAGCAATCCATCGATTTAGTCATCACCGACCTCATGATGCCTTGGATGGACGGGTTCGAACTATTAGAAAAAATACAAGGAAACGAGGCTTGGAAAACCATCCCTGTACTAGTCGTCTCCGCTCGAAACACCGCAGATGACCAGCTACAAGTACTCACTCGAGGCATCAACAACATCCTTCAAAAGCCCTTTCAGCCAGGAAGATATTCTTCTCCGAATGAGAAACTTGCTTTCGCAAAAAGAGCACTGGAGCAAAGAAAGCAGCAACACCATGCTCATCAATGA
- a CDS encoding helix-turn-helix domain-containing protein, whose translation MRNLLSQKEHWSKESSNTMLINDKPLVDDIEKELLEKVRNLIIDQIDNPNLTVLDLADAMAASERKVYRLIKKLTGWTPHELIKEVRWHYIENLIRTKNLKNATEAAHAIGMKNVTNFKKQFHKRFNRTIEEMMAKNA comes from the coding sequence ATGAGAAACTTGCTTTCGCAAAAAGAGCACTGGAGCAAAGAAAGCAGCAACACCATGCTCATCAATGACAAACCACTGGTAGATGACATTGAAAAAGAACTACTCGAAAAAGTAAGAAATTTGATCATCGACCAAATCGACAACCCCAACCTTACAGTCCTCGACTTGGCAGACGCCATGGCAGCTAGCGAGCGCAAGGTGTATCGCCTGATCAAAAAACTAACAGGATGGACTCCTCACGAGCTCATCAAAGAAGTAAGGTGGCATTATATAGAAAACCTTATTCGTACCAAAAATCTTAAAAATGCAACCGAAGCTGCTCATGCCATAGGGATGAAAAATGTGACGAATTTCAAAAAACAATTCCACAAAAGATTTAACCGGACTATTGAAGAAATGATGGCCAAAAACGCCTGA
- a CDS encoding AraC family transcriptional regulator yields the protein MKGIPVYSIEKFKADGEKPYQVEVFDANRHFEVEYPHCHDFFEVLFLTRGSGVHIIDNNRYEIQPPCIFFLSPGQAHKLELSEDVTGYIFLFTGEFYLLDKSNQNKLLEYPFFFNVKQDNPPLLIKNTSDQVFLESLFKKGCEEMTNTDKGTQELSHALLELILCSCERLYPPEHLEGVKQKGHVLVKRFREMIEEKYHQNLSIKDYAESLNVSENHLTHLVKERTSKTSKELIREKQIIEIKRLLKYSELSITQIADHLSFKDQSYFTKFFKKSEGITPLDYRENR from the coding sequence ATGAAAGGTATACCTGTATATAGCATCGAAAAATTCAAGGCGGATGGTGAAAAACCATATCAGGTAGAGGTATTCGATGCCAATCGCCATTTTGAGGTAGAGTACCCGCACTGCCACGATTTTTTTGAGGTGCTTTTTCTGACTCGGGGATCTGGTGTGCATATCATCGACAACAACCGCTACGAAATTCAACCGCCTTGTATTTTCTTTCTGAGCCCAGGACAAGCCCATAAATTAGAATTATCAGAAGACGTCACTGGGTATATCTTTCTGTTTACTGGAGAATTTTATTTGCTCGACAAGAGCAACCAAAACAAACTGCTTGAATACCCCTTCTTTTTTAATGTAAAGCAGGACAACCCGCCATTACTCATCAAAAACACTTCTGATCAAGTCTTTCTAGAATCGCTATTCAAGAAAGGCTGTGAAGAGATGACAAACACTGATAAAGGCACACAGGAACTCTCTCATGCCTTGCTCGAACTGATCCTATGCAGCTGTGAGCGACTCTATCCGCCCGAGCATCTGGAAGGCGTGAAGCAAAAAGGGCATGTATTAGTCAAGCGCTTTCGCGAAATGATCGAGGAAAAATACCATCAAAACCTAAGCATCAAGGACTACGCCGAATCGCTAAACGTGAGCGAAAACCATTTGACACACTTAGTCAAAGAAAGAACTTCTAAAACCTCTAAAGAGCTGATCAGAGAGAAACAAATTATTGAAATCAAACGACTTTTGAAGTATTCTGAGCTATCAATTACACAAATAGCTGATCATCTCAGTTTTAAAGATCAATCGTATTTCACTAAGTTTTTTAAGAAATCAGAAGGTATCACGCCACTCGACTACAGAGAGAATCGTTGA
- a CDS encoding ABC transporter permease, translated as MFKNYLKVALRNLLKNKVFVSINIIGLGLALACCIVAYLNSKFNWNFDKNHVQIDHIYKLHNLTENNGDVREYGRVPMPLADAIKNDLVGADRTFRFEAHTFTVRDVQQDKVFNTSVCYADPGFLESFTFPLIRGDLSAYHGLESAIVTQEYARKFYGEEDPIGKVLTVFDDTGMSFNFTIAGVVEKAPQNSSVQFEFLIGFENRFRMYDDGVKGNWGSFAQATFVYFNDPTKAEAFEPLLSKYIEVQNEARPDFIISKYLLIPMNIHAHISNEIRWDNLRDAMPAAATLTPQIMALLILLVACFNFTNTAIATSNRRLKEIGVRKVLGGSRRQLIMQFMAENLTVCFLAILMSIGIAYFLVPAYSAMWQGMDLQMSFMDDIQLYLFLIVLLVFTTLLAGFYPSLYVSKYEPVSILRGSLSIGGSGKLTKVLLASQYTFTVIAMFASVAFVQNARYQDTLDLGFNRDQIIVVSVLNDNEYQKTLTSMLSNPDITQVASAKNHIGRGNYNAILKNQDKEVESDMIDVGIDYLQTMGLEMVAGRAFSKELEASDSEGSIVINQKLAEAFDWTDPIGKRIAVNDTTTLTVVGVVKNFYMYGFWAPIVPVGITLKSLRFEDDGTNSFVVAKTDVSKTKQVYDDLEAEWNSKIPTKVFNGFFQNDLLREAKEVNDNITTIFGFLGLVAFVLSSLGLFTLVSINLIRRVKEIGVRKVLGSSLGQIVYLINKDYFILLLVSSGLGVTLGYYLIDTMIASIFTHYKAMDVVTFSAPVVTLVLVSLTIASLRTLKFAHVNPVQALRYE; from the coding sequence ATGTTCAAAAATTATCTCAAGGTTGCACTCCGTAACCTACTCAAAAACAAAGTTTTTGTATCCATCAATATTATAGGGCTAGGTCTAGCGCTGGCTTGTTGTATAGTGGCTTATCTCAATTCTAAATTCAATTGGAATTTTGATAAGAATCATGTTCAGATCGATCATATATATAAGCTTCACAATCTTACCGAAAACAACGGAGATGTGCGGGAGTATGGTCGAGTACCTATGCCACTGGCAGATGCTATTAAAAATGACTTAGTAGGTGCGGATCGGACCTTTAGGTTCGAAGCTCATACTTTTACTGTACGAGATGTGCAGCAAGACAAGGTGTTCAATACGAGTGTTTGCTATGCAGACCCAGGCTTTTTGGAGTCTTTCACTTTTCCACTAATCAGAGGTGATTTGTCCGCCTATCATGGGCTGGAAAGCGCCATCGTGACGCAAGAGTATGCAAGAAAATTTTATGGCGAAGAAGATCCTATAGGCAAGGTATTGACGGTGTTCGACGATACGGGCATGAGTTTCAATTTTACTATAGCTGGTGTGGTGGAGAAGGCGCCTCAAAATTCCTCTGTACAGTTCGAGTTTTTGATAGGATTCGAAAACCGATTCCGAATGTATGATGATGGGGTGAAGGGCAATTGGGGCTCGTTTGCACAAGCTACTTTTGTGTATTTCAATGACCCTACAAAAGCTGAGGCATTTGAACCACTACTTTCTAAATATATAGAAGTGCAAAATGAGGCACGGCCAGATTTTATCATTTCGAAGTATCTGCTCATACCGATGAATATACATGCACATATTTCTAATGAAATTCGTTGGGACAATCTCCGTGATGCCATGCCTGCAGCCGCTACGCTTACGCCACAGATTATGGCATTGCTGATCTTGCTGGTGGCGTGTTTCAATTTTACCAATACGGCAATAGCCACATCCAATCGGCGGTTGAAAGAGATCGGCGTGCGCAAAGTGTTGGGAGGTAGTAGGAGACAACTCATCATGCAGTTTATGGCCGAAAATCTTACTGTGTGCTTTCTTGCAATTTTGATGTCGATAGGCATTGCCTATTTTTTGGTGCCGGCCTATAGCGCTATGTGGCAAGGAATGGATTTGCAGATGAGCTTCATGGATGACATTCAATTGTATCTGTTTTTGATCGTCTTGCTGGTGTTTACTACGCTGCTGGCAGGATTCTACCCTTCTTTGTATGTGAGTAAATACGAACCAGTGAGTATTCTGAGAGGGAGTCTGAGTATCGGAGGATCGGGTAAGCTGACCAAAGTTTTGCTGGCCAGTCAGTACACTTTTACGGTCATTGCCATGTTTGCCAGTGTAGCCTTTGTACAGAATGCTCGCTATCAAGATACGCTCGACCTAGGTTTCAATAGGGATCAGATCATAGTGGTCAGTGTATTGAATGACAATGAATACCAGAAGACACTCACCTCCATGCTGTCCAATCCAGACATTACGCAAGTGGCTAGTGCCAAAAACCACATAGGACGTGGCAATTATAATGCAATACTCAAAAATCAAGACAAGGAAGTAGAATCCGATATGATAGATGTGGGTATTGACTACTTGCAAACGATGGGGCTTGAAATGGTAGCAGGAAGGGCTTTTTCAAAAGAACTCGAAGCCTCTGATAGTGAAGGTTCGATAGTGATTAATCAAAAATTGGCAGAAGCCTTTGATTGGACAGACCCTATTGGCAAACGAATAGCGGTGAACGATACCACCACGCTGACTGTAGTGGGGGTGGTCAAAAATTTCTATATGTATGGCTTTTGGGCACCCATAGTGCCCGTAGGTATTACGCTCAAAAGTTTGCGTTTCGAAGATGATGGTACCAATAGTTTTGTGGTGGCCAAAACAGATGTATCAAAGACAAAGCAGGTCTACGATGACCTGGAGGCGGAATGGAATAGCAAAATTCCAACGAAGGTGTTCAATGGTTTTTTTCAGAACGACCTATTGCGAGAGGCCAAGGAGGTCAATGATAACATTACCACCATTTTTGGATTTTTAGGTTTGGTGGCCTTTGTGCTGTCTTCTTTAGGGTTGTTCACCTTGGTGTCTATCAACTTGATTAGGAGAGTCAAAGAAATAGGAGTTCGGAAAGTGCTGGGTAGCAGCCTAGGACAGATCGTATATCTGATCAATAAGGACTATTTTATCCTATTATTGGTATCGTCTGGCTTGGGAGTCACGCTCGGGTATTACCTGATCGACACCATGATTGCCTCTATTTTTACACACTACAAAGCCATGGATGTAGTTACTTTCTCGGCGCCAGTCGTTACGTTGGTTTTGGTGTCGCTTACGATCGCCAGTTTGAGGACATTGAAGTTTGCTCATGTCAATCCAGTACAGGCCTTGCGATACGAGTAA
- a CDS encoding 1-acyl-sn-glycerol-3-phosphate acyltransferase, which translates to MVQIALRIFYRKVSIHKAVDLPSTGPLIIMGNHPNTFMDPLIIATLFKQQVGFLGNASIFIHPIINAIFAFFKVIPVYRDKDVAPGEKIDNEKTFRDCYKFLENNGSLMMFPEGTSYHELKLRKIKTGGARIALSAEKRNQFELGVHIMPVGLYYSDPSKFRSKIYVNTGELIAVKDFEEAYHADEVAGVYALTESIKKSLEALTITTEDKEQEALFFKVKRIYKKELIKKLNAGKQEEFELTKEIANAIQYFKVTFPNKYEGIKAQIDRCHQLMDEFRTTASHTAPLRNRLKKHIILALGSLYLLAGFPVYVYGLLQNFLPYRTPYWLSKKFTKEAEYYAPIRMSLGIVVFPIYYFLSTLLFYSFVPSDLILTSCYVVSLPLSGYFVLHYYQFFQSGLSFLKIHNFINRKRDQAKELEQLKRSISTALDEALAIYLKRL; encoded by the coding sequence TTGGTCCAAATAGCCCTTCGTATTTTTTACCGTAAGGTATCTATACACAAGGCCGTAGACTTGCCCTCCACAGGGCCGTTGATCATCATGGGCAATCACCCGAATACCTTCATGGACCCGCTTATAATAGCCACACTTTTCAAACAGCAGGTGGGCTTTTTAGGCAATGCGTCCATATTTATCCACCCCATCATCAACGCCATATTTGCTTTTTTTAAGGTTATCCCAGTCTACCGAGACAAAGACGTAGCCCCAGGAGAAAAAATAGACAACGAAAAAACGTTTAGAGATTGCTATAAATTCTTAGAAAACAACGGTTCACTTATGATGTTTCCCGAGGGAACTAGCTATCATGAACTCAAACTGCGAAAAATCAAAACGGGCGGTGCTCGCATTGCGCTAAGCGCAGAAAAAAGAAACCAATTCGAACTGGGTGTACACATCATGCCGGTTGGCCTATACTATAGCGACCCTTCAAAATTCAGAAGCAAAATCTACGTAAATACAGGCGAGCTGATTGCGGTCAAAGATTTTGAAGAGGCTTACCATGCAGACGAAGTCGCGGGAGTGTATGCTCTGACAGAAAGCATTAAAAAATCGCTCGAAGCGCTCACCATTACAACGGAAGACAAAGAGCAAGAAGCCTTGTTTTTCAAAGTAAAGAGGATATACAAAAAAGAGCTCATCAAAAAATTGAACGCTGGCAAGCAGGAGGAATTTGAACTAACCAAGGAAATCGCCAATGCCATTCAATATTTCAAAGTCACCTTCCCCAACAAATACGAGGGGATCAAGGCACAAATAGACCGCTGTCACCAGCTCATGGATGAGTTTCGGACTACGGCCAGCCATACAGCACCACTTCGAAACCGGTTGAAAAAACATATAATCCTAGCATTGGGAAGCTTATACCTCTTAGCTGGGTTTCCTGTATATGTATATGGATTACTCCAAAATTTTCTACCCTATCGCACGCCCTATTGGTTGTCTAAAAAATTCACCAAAGAAGCAGAATACTATGCGCCCATAAGGATGAGTCTGGGCATCGTTGTTTTTCCGATTTATTACTTCTTGTCCACTCTCCTGTTCTATTCCTTTGTGCCATCAGATCTTATACTAACAAGTTGCTATGTGGTCTCCCTGCCACTGTCAGGGTATTTTGTATTGCATTATTATCAGTTCTTCCAGTCAGGCTTGTCATTTCTTAAAATTCACAATTTTATCAACCGGAAAAGGGATCAAGCAAAGGAACTAGAGCAGTTAAAGAGATCTATTTCCACAGCCTTGGACGAGGCTCTAGCCATTTATTTAAAAAGACTATAG